In Listeria cossartiae subsp. cossartiae, one genomic interval encodes:
- a CDS encoding PIN/TRAM domain-containing protein has product MLTWVIRVCFLILGGTTGVFSLPTLWVKLGIGHILLINNPYTDALIGALIFYLITFWAVKYVEAALNWLEEKLAKIAIATLVYGGLGLFVGLVIAFFASNALSQTNIPLLNSVVPVILTLVLGYLGFRIGISRRNEFGNFVNNRNARKKTPEEEQTEEKSKKTYKILDTSVIIDGRIADILTTGFLDGTVVIPLFVLAELQHIADSSDTLKRTRGRRGLDILNRIQKEDAIQVEMYEGDFEDTPEVDSKLVKLAKVMGGIVVTNDYNLNKVCEFQNVPVLNINDLANAVKPVVLPGEKMTVLMVKDGKEHNQGVAYLDDGTMIVVEDGRKFINETIQVEVTSVLQTSAGRMIFAKPS; this is encoded by the coding sequence GAATAGGACACATTTTGCTAATTAATAATCCTTATACTGATGCTCTGATTGGTGCACTTATATTTTATCTTATTACTTTTTGGGCGGTGAAATATGTAGAAGCCGCACTTAATTGGTTAGAGGAAAAGTTAGCTAAAATTGCTATTGCTACCCTTGTTTATGGGGGACTTGGTTTGTTTGTAGGTTTAGTCATTGCATTTTTTGCGAGCAATGCACTAAGTCAAACGAATATTCCGCTTTTAAATTCTGTAGTACCAGTTATTTTAACGTTAGTGCTGGGTTATTTAGGGTTCCGAATTGGAATTAGTCGTCGCAATGAATTTGGGAATTTTGTCAATAACAGAAATGCTAGGAAGAAAACACCGGAAGAAGAGCAAACGGAAGAAAAATCTAAGAAAACGTATAAAATTTTGGATACGAGTGTTATTATCGATGGTCGTATTGCAGATATTTTAACTACTGGATTTTTAGATGGAACGGTTGTCATTCCGCTATTTGTATTAGCTGAACTGCAGCATATTGCGGATTCGTCTGATACACTTAAACGAACAAGAGGTCGTCGTGGATTAGATATTTTGAATCGAATCCAAAAAGAGGACGCTATTCAAGTGGAAATGTATGAAGGTGATTTTGAAGACACGCCAGAAGTTGATAGCAAACTTGTAAAACTTGCTAAAGTAATGGGCGGGATTGTTGTCACTAATGATTATAATTTAAATAAAGTATGTGAATTCCAGAATGTACCAGTTTTAAATATTAATGATTTGGCTAACGCTGTGAAACCTGTTGTTTTACCGGGTGAAAAAATGACTGTTCTTATGGTGAAAGATGGCAAAGAGCATAATCAAGGCGTTGCGTATTTAGATGATGGAACGATGATTGTTGTAGAAGACGGTCGTAAATTTATTAATGAAACAATCCAAGTCGAAGTAACAAGTGTGCTTCAAACATCAGCAGGAAGAATGATTTTTGCTAAGCCATCCTGA